One genomic window of Deltaproteobacteria bacterium includes the following:
- a CDS encoding DUF3800 domain-containing protein, with amino-acid sequence MINNEPINRWPLDLSLAATRWCTSYWYKRIGNCHLIWDKSKALSQQEELFKKIIGCENKNKPPKDPVSIDEPYAFYTRTLSFSFKDSRESYGLQLADLLVGYAVKAAKNNQTTKSLAKTIGPCSVMPAKRHLPMQSIMDREQALKVLREVLANWSNK; translated from the coding sequence GTGATCAATAATGAACCAATTAATCGTTGGCCGCTAGACCTTTCGTTGGCAGCTACTCGCTGGTGTACTTCTTATTGGTATAAACGCATTGGCAATTGTCATCTGATTTGGGATAAGTCAAAAGCATTGAGTCAACAAGAAGAATTATTTAAAAAAATTATTGGTTGTGAAAATAAAAATAAGCCTCCTAAAGATCCAGTTAGCATCGATGAGCCATATGCATTTTATACAAGAACACTATCATTTTCTTTTAAAGATTCTCGTGAATCTTATGGCTTACAGCTTGCAGACCTTTTAGTTGGATATGCTGTTAAAGCTGCCAAAAACAATCAAACAACTAAGTCTCTAGCAAAAACTATTGGTCCATGTTCGGTTATGCCCGCGAAGCGTCATTTGCCCATGCAGTCTATAATGGACCGAGAGCAAGCATTAAAAGTATTGAGGGAAGTATTAGCTAATTGGTCAAACAAATAA